In Oscillatoria acuminata PCC 6304, a single window of DNA contains:
- a CDS encoding PAS domain S-box protein, translated as MTNQNPGSMDVEAGDRLTQSLQEQLAWTQRRCEALELALAQRQAELTKARTQQETAASSQKSAELYKRIFEKAPIGMVLMSWKTLGFVQVNPTFCNLLGYSDSELATLTLEEITASEDWETDWEFLRQRIECQEMSNYQTEKRLIRKNGEVLWVHLCISVLEDCQGNPLYLLVTIQDDSDRLGTQCALKESQERLQNVLDTLPLGVWITDADGTILQGNPAGQKIWGGARYVGIDSYHEYKGWWPDTGEQLSSEEWALSRTLRTGQSILNEEIDIEDFNGKRKTILNSTMPLRNQSGVMVGAIFVNQDITEQRLVEKALWENQRLIQQIADATPTILYLYDLLENRNIYFNKHLNEILGYLPEEVQKMGPDFLQNSIHPEDWPRVVENRVKLMSAADGEIVETEYRMRDAQGEWHWLVSRDTIFSRTPEGSTKQILGMGLDISLRKRAEAELLEYRQQLEALVERRTAQLQNTNQQLEREIADRIRAEVQLRESETRYRLLAENATDMISTHTPEGVYQYVSPSCFTLLGYHSSELIGHSAYEWIHPDDIPGVEISHRAVLEVLGPFQFVYRVRHQDGHYIWFETNAQAVCHQETGEVVKIQAASRDISDRQRIEKELAQHTADLARSNADLEQFAYIASHDLQEPLRMVASYTQLLALRYPGKLDAQADKYIAYAVDGATRMQQLIHDLLQYSRVGTHGKSFDFVNCNDIMTQAISNLKLAIRKSETGITWQNLPQVFGDHTQLLQLFQNLIANAIKYRGLQPPKVQIDARELEGEWLFSVRDNGIGLDPKHGDRIFQIFQRLHTREEYPGTGIGLAICKRIVERHRGHIWVESEPDHGAIFYFTLANSSPLEA; from the coding sequence ATGACGAATCAGAATCCGGGATCGATGGATGTTGAGGCAGGCGATCGCCTCACTCAATCCCTTCAAGAACAGCTTGCATGGACACAGCGTCGTTGTGAAGCATTGGAGTTGGCGTTAGCACAGAGGCAAGCGGAATTAACAAAGGCTCGGACTCAGCAAGAAACCGCAGCAAGCTCTCAAAAAAGTGCTGAACTATACAAAAGAATTTTTGAAAAAGCACCGATTGGGATGGTTTTAATGAGTTGGAAGACGCTAGGTTTTGTGCAAGTTAATCCCACCTTTTGTAATCTATTGGGCTATTCTGATTCAGAACTGGCGACTCTGACTTTGGAGGAGATTACCGCTTCAGAAGATTGGGAAACGGACTGGGAATTTCTCCGGCAAAGGATTGAATGCCAGGAAATGTCCAACTATCAAACAGAGAAACGGTTGATTCGCAAGAATGGGGAGGTTTTGTGGGTGCATCTATGCATCTCGGTCCTGGAGGATTGTCAGGGGAATCCACTGTATCTGTTGGTGACAATTCAGGATGATAGCGATCGCCTCGGCACTCAATGCGCCCTCAAGGAGAGTCAAGAACGACTACAAAACGTCTTGGATACCTTGCCGCTTGGGGTTTGGATTACCGATGCCGATGGGACGATCCTGCAAGGAAATCCGGCGGGGCAAAAAATTTGGGGCGGTGCTCGATATGTGGGAATAGACAGCTATCATGAATATAAAGGATGGTGGCCCGATACAGGAGAGCAACTCTCTAGCGAAGAATGGGCGTTATCCCGAACGTTGCGAACGGGACAAAGTATTTTAAATGAAGAAATTGATATTGAAGATTTTAACGGCAAGCGGAAAACAATTCTCAACTCGACGATGCCGTTACGAAATCAATCTGGGGTGATGGTTGGGGCAATTTTTGTTAACCAAGATATCACAGAGCAACGGTTGGTAGAAAAGGCATTGTGGGAAAATCAGCGGTTGATTCAACAAATTGCTGATGCGACTCCCACAATTTTATATCTGTATGACTTGCTGGAAAATCGGAATATTTATTTCAACAAACATCTCAACGAGATTCTCGGTTACCTTCCCGAAGAAGTGCAAAAGATGGGGCCGGATTTTTTGCAGAATTCGATTCATCCAGAGGATTGGCCGAGGGTGGTGGAAAACCGCGTCAAATTAATGTCGGCTGCCGATGGAGAGATTGTTGAAACCGAATATCGGATGCGTGATGCTCAAGGAGAATGGCACTGGTTGGTGAGTCGAGATACTATTTTTTCGCGCACGCCGGAAGGGTCTACAAAACAAATTTTAGGGATGGGTTTGGATATTAGTCTTCGCAAGCGAGCAGAGGCAGAATTGCTGGAATATCGTCAACAATTGGAGGCGTTAGTTGAGCGGCGCACGGCACAGCTTCAAAACACTAATCAACAGTTGGAACGAGAAATTGCCGATCGCATTCGCGCCGAGGTCCAGCTTCGGGAGAGCGAAACTCGCTATCGATTGTTGGCTGAAAATGCCACAGATATGATTTCAACTCATACCCCCGAAGGAGTATATCAATATGTTTCCCCTTCCTGCTTCACCCTGCTGGGGTATCACTCCTCGGAATTAATCGGGCATTCGGCTTATGAATGGATACATCCTGATGATATCCCCGGGGTGGAAATTTCCCATCGGGCGGTTTTAGAAGTGTTGGGACCGTTCCAGTTTGTTTACCGGGTTCGTCATCAAGACGGACATTATATTTGGTTTGAGACGAACGCTCAGGCTGTCTGTCATCAGGAGACAGGTGAGGTGGTCAAAATTCAGGCGGCTTCCCGGGATATCAGCGATCGCCAGCGCATCGAAAAAGAACTCGCCCAACATACCGCTGATTTAGCCCGTTCTAATGCGGACTTAGAGCAATTTGCATACATTGCCTCTCACGATTTACAAGAACCCCTCCGCATGGTTGCTAGTTATACTCAATTATTAGCCCTGCGTTACCCGGGAAAACTCGATGCTCAAGCGGATAAATACATTGCTTATGCCGTGGATGGCGCAACTCGAATGCAGCAACTCATTCATGACCTTTTACAATATTCCCGGGTTGGAACCCACGGCAAATCCTTCGATTTTGTGAATTGTAATGACATTATGACCCAGGCTATTTCTAATTTAAAACTTGCTATTCGTAAAAGTGAGACTGGAATCACTTGGCAGAATTTGCCCCAGGTTTTCGGGGATCACACTCAATTACTTCAGTTGTTTCAAAATTTGATTGCTAACGCGATTAAATATCGAGGTTTGCAACCGCCCAAAGTGCAAATTGATGCCCGTGAACTGGAGGGAGAATGGTTGTTTTCTGTGCGAGATAATGGCATTGGTCTCGACCCCAAACATGGCGATCGCATCTTTCAAATTTTCCAACGGTTGCATACCCGGGAGGAATATCCCGGGACCGGAATTGGATTAGCTATTTGTAAGCGCATTGTCGAGCGCCATCGCGGTCATATTTGGGTTGAATCTGAACCCGATCATGGGGCAATTTTTTACTTTACTCTGGCTAATTCTAGTCCCCTTGAGGCGTGA
- a CDS encoding hybrid sensor histidine kinase/response regulator: MKILLVEDNLADAELIQEILSEFSEEEFTFAHVWRVREAVKLLAETEFDVVLLDLSLPDSWGLETLMEVQTQAPTIPVVVLTGSQDEEQAVEAVRKGAQDYLLKGQLVGALLVRAIHYAIERNRTLEALRRSEERFQTLAAELDLQVQERTRQLQRALEKEAMLNRITEKLRDSLDERQILQTAVRELAVALESDYCNATLYLTSPQTKRMCYEYAHDRLSDLGEAIRQVPEIYGPLDQDCMQFCPVFLHEFPEGMTILVTPIFGESGAIGNLCLCKPAQEQFSFTEIGLVEQVASQCAIAVRQARLYQASLAQVQELERLNRLKDDFLSTVSHELRTPIANIKMAVQILEMVEQKRQQESSAVTTPSEGRESKPPHSLDHAEGYIKILREECDREIRLIDSILELQRLEAGIEPVSFTPVLIQQWVGNVIAPFIQKVKSTQQILDLDIDPALPPILCDSDILQRILTELLENACKYTPAQGRITITARCDRSRLHLKVSNFGLEIPATELTHVFDKFYRVPSSDPWKHGGTGLGLALVRKQTEYIGGQIKVTSALGETCFTVELPLSPI, encoded by the coding sequence ATGAAAATTTTATTAGTGGAGGACAATCTGGCCGATGCGGAACTTATACAGGAAATATTATCAGAGTTTAGTGAGGAAGAGTTTACGTTTGCTCACGTTTGGCGGGTCAGGGAAGCCGTAAAACTGTTGGCGGAAACTGAGTTTGATGTGGTTTTATTAGATTTATCTTTGCCGGATTCCTGGGGATTAGAAACGCTGATGGAAGTGCAAACCCAAGCCCCCACGATCCCGGTGGTGGTGTTGACGGGTTCTCAGGACGAAGAACAGGCAGTCGAGGCGGTTCGCAAAGGTGCACAGGATTATCTCCTCAAGGGACAACTGGTGGGCGCACTGTTAGTCCGGGCGATCCATTATGCGATCGAGCGTAATCGCACCTTAGAAGCGTTGCGGCGCAGTGAGGAGCGATTTCAAACCTTGGCAGCAGAACTGGATTTGCAAGTCCAAGAACGCACCAGGCAGTTACAACGCGCTTTAGAAAAAGAAGCGATGCTGAATCGGATTACCGAGAAACTACGGGATAGTTTGGACGAACGGCAAATTTTGCAGACGGCAGTCCGAGAGTTGGCGGTTGCTTTAGAGTCGGATTATTGTAATGCTACTCTCTACCTCACGTCACCCCAGACCAAAAGGATGTGCTATGAATATGCTCACGACAGACTGTCGGATTTAGGGGAGGCGATTAGGCAGGTTCCGGAGATTTATGGACCGTTGGATCAAGATTGTATGCAGTTTTGTCCCGTCTTCCTCCATGAGTTTCCCGAGGGAATGACCATTCTGGTGACTCCTATTTTCGGCGAAAGTGGGGCGATCGGGAACTTATGTTTATGCAAACCTGCTCAGGAACAATTCAGTTTCACAGAAATCGGCCTGGTTGAGCAAGTGGCTTCCCAATGCGCGATCGCCGTCCGTCAAGCGCGATTGTATCAAGCATCCCTCGCCCAAGTCCAAGAATTAGAGCGGCTGAATCGCTTGAAAGATGATTTTCTCAGTACCGTTAGCCATGAATTACGCACCCCGATCGCCAATATCAAAATGGCGGTGCAAATTTTGGAAATGGTGGAACAAAAACGGCAACAGGAGTCCTCTGCGGTGACAACCCCATCGGAGGGGAGAGAGAGTAAACCGCCTCATAGCCTGGATCATGCTGAGGGGTATATTAAGATTTTGCGGGAAGAGTGCGATCGGGAAATTCGCCTGATTGATAGTATTCTGGAGTTACAACGCCTGGAAGCGGGGATCGAACCCGTCTCTTTCACCCCGGTTTTGATCCAACAGTGGGTGGGAAATGTGATCGCGCCTTTTATCCAAAAAGTGAAAAGCACTCAACAAATCTTGGATCTGGATATCGACCCCGCACTTCCCCCGATTTTGTGTGATTCAGATATCTTGCAAAGAATTCTCACCGAATTGCTAGAAAATGCCTGCAAATATACCCCCGCACAAGGCCGGATTACTATTACGGCGCGGTGCGATCGCTCCCGGTTACATCTGAAAGTTAGCAATTTCGGCCTAGAAATCCCGGCCACGGAATTAACTCACGTCTTTGATAAATTTTACCGCGTTCCCAGTTCCGACCCTTGGAAACATGGGGGGACGGGATTGGGATTAGCCCTGGTTCGTAAACAAACCGAATATATCGGGGGTCAAATTAAAGTGACCAGCGCATTGGGGGAAACCTGCTTTACTGTAGAATTGCCCCTCTCCCCCATATAG
- a CDS encoding AAA family ATPase gives MLNHPDSPQVYDAVLGGQTQPRALIAQLDLMIRARYPILYLVGVEEEPVEEVLHKVAQLSMPPRKLLFWDIVRGWGDNGSAKGSAMAALDRIAKAPPEDSLFVLRDLHPVLKNSTSDKTMPVIRELRNLTRELQRSRKTLILTAYTLAIPPELSEEITVIDFPLPDAAHINALITKSVSPEQLKITGLAREQLIKACQGLSRTRIQRVLARALADKQQVNETDIESVLDEKKQAIRQTGILEFLPARESLKNVGGLDNLKTWVRMRNDVFSEEARRYGIPNPKGVLLVGIQGTGKSLSAKTIAHEWRLPLLRLDTGRLFGGIVGESESRLRQMIQLAEAMSPCVLWIDEIDKAFGNISGGTDGDSGTSRRVFGTLITWMQEKTAPVFIVATANNVRILPAELLRKGRFDEIFFLNLPTETERREIFKVHLMRLRPSRLREFDLGLLARQTNNFSGAEIEQVIIDGMHRAFGGKTTEKRRDFTTEDILRASEETVPLAAIARYQIEELKHWAAEAGARTASNDTELTEELKQWSIQKGMDSLDSD, from the coding sequence ATGCTGAATCATCCTGACTCCCCCCAAGTTTACGATGCTGTCCTGGGCGGGCAAACTCAGCCCCGAGCCTTGATTGCCCAATTGGATTTAATGATTCGGGCGCGTTATCCCATTCTTTACCTAGTGGGTGTAGAAGAAGAACCTGTGGAGGAAGTATTGCACAAAGTGGCTCAATTGTCAATGCCCCCTCGGAAACTTTTGTTCTGGGATATCGTGCGAGGGTGGGGAGATAATGGATCAGCAAAAGGATCAGCAATGGCCGCCCTCGATCGCATCGCCAAAGCACCCCCGGAAGATTCCCTCTTTGTCTTACGCGACTTGCACCCAGTCCTCAAAAACTCCACCTCGGACAAAACGATGCCGGTGATTCGGGAGTTGCGAAATCTCACCCGGGAGTTGCAGCGATCGCGAAAAACCCTCATTTTAACCGCCTATACCCTCGCCATTCCCCCAGAATTAAGTGAGGAAATCACCGTCATCGATTTTCCCCTTCCCGATGCCGCCCATATTAATGCCTTAATTACAAAATCCGTTAGCCCAGAACAACTTAAAATCACAGGATTAGCCCGAGAACAATTAATCAAAGCCTGCCAGGGATTAAGTCGCACCCGCATTCAGCGCGTTCTGGCTAGAGCATTAGCAGACAAACAACAAGTCAACGAAACCGACATTGAAAGCGTCCTGGATGAGAAAAAACAAGCCATTCGCCAAACGGGAATTTTAGAGTTTTTACCCGCCCGAGAATCGCTGAAAAATGTGGGAGGATTAGATAACCTCAAAACCTGGGTGAGAATGCGAAATGACGTCTTTAGCGAAGAAGCCCGCCGCTATGGAATTCCTAACCCGAAAGGCGTGTTACTCGTCGGCATTCAAGGGACAGGAAAATCCCTCTCTGCCAAAACCATTGCTCATGAGTGGCGCTTACCCTTATTGCGCTTAGATACTGGGAGATTATTTGGGGGAATTGTCGGAGAAAGCGAGAGTCGGTTGCGCCAAATGATTCAACTGGCGGAAGCGATGTCTCCTTGTGTGTTATGGATTGATGAAATTGATAAAGCCTTTGGCAATATTTCCGGAGGAACCGATGGGGATTCCGGGACCAGTCGTCGGGTATTTGGGACATTAATTACCTGGATGCAGGAAAAAACTGCTCCAGTTTTTATTGTGGCAACGGCTAATAATGTCCGGATTTTACCCGCAGAATTGTTAAGAAAAGGACGATTTGATGAGATATTCTTTTTGAATTTGCCTACAGAAACCGAACGTCGGGAAATTTTTAAAGTTCACCTGATGCGACTGCGCCCCAGTCGGTTGCGGGAGTTTGATTTAGGATTACTCGCCCGTCAAACGAACAACTTTAGTGGGGCGGAAATTGAACAAGTGATCATTGATGGAATGCACCGAGCATTTGGAGGAAAAACGACGGAAAAACGCCGAGATTTTACCACGGAGGATATTTTGCGTGCCAGTGAAGAAACGGTCCCCTTAGCAGCGATCGCCCGCTATCAAATCGAAGAACTAAAACATTGGGCAGCAGAAGCCGGTGCCCGAACCGCTTCCAATGATACCGAATTAACCGAGGAATTAAAACAGTGGTCCATCCAAAAAGGCATGGATTCACTGGACTCCGATTAG
- a CDS encoding ATP-binding response regulator, with amino-acid sequence MNPELINILLVEDNIADAELFQDILDISPESQAWNVTHVMRLAEALVQLDRDPIQVILLDLSLPDSQGLQTLVTLREKAPTLPIVVLTGLNDQQMGITAVREGAQDYLVKGLVSGGMITRSMLYAIERKKNEIAMQSCLEQERELREIKSRFISMLSHELRNPLTTILASADLMEKWAEELSEQKKREMNRKIKESATRMNKILDDLMVLWHHESLAPTPLNPSWFDLPEFCQKLVAEFQIQLDNQGSQRANSLELIWVSQIQSYPVYLDLNLLEQILSNLLSNAIKYSPRGGPVKFELTVDSNQVIFRIQDSGIGIPPSERDRLFTSFYRASNTQGISGTGLGLSIVKKAVDLQGGTIHVTSDVAMGSTFTVTLPLRVSPVLMDPSNCSNPV; translated from the coding sequence ATGAATCCAGAATTGATAAATATCCTATTAGTCGAGGATAATATCGCGGATGCCGAACTGTTCCAGGACATTTTAGACATAAGTCCGGAGAGTCAGGCTTGGAACGTAACTCATGTGATGCGATTAGCAGAGGCCCTTGTTCAACTCGATCGCGATCCCATCCAAGTCATTCTGTTAGACCTCTCACTTCCGGATAGTCAAGGGCTCCAAACCCTCGTGACCCTGCGGGAAAAAGCCCCGACTCTCCCCATTGTGGTCCTAACCGGGTTGAATGATCAACAGATGGGGATTACAGCAGTCCGCGAAGGTGCTCAAGATTACCTGGTGAAAGGGTTAGTCAGTGGAGGGATGATCACCCGCTCAATGTTATACGCGATCGAGCGCAAAAAAAATGAAATTGCGATGCAGTCCTGCTTAGAACAAGAACGGGAACTCCGAGAAATCAAATCTCGATTTATCTCAATGCTCTCTCATGAATTACGCAATCCCCTCACTACTATTCTGGCATCGGCAGACTTGATGGAAAAATGGGCGGAGGAATTGAGTGAGCAGAAAAAACGGGAGATGAATCGGAAAATCAAGGAGTCTGCCACACGCATGAATAAAATCCTTGATGATCTGATGGTACTCTGGCATCATGAATCCCTTGCACCCACGCCATTGAACCCCAGTTGGTTTGATTTGCCGGAATTTTGCCAAAAGTTGGTGGCTGAGTTTCAAATCCAACTGGATAATCAAGGCTCCCAACGGGCTAATTCTCTTGAGTTAATATGGGTGAGTCAGATCCAGTCCTATCCGGTGTACTTAGACCTCAATCTGCTGGAACAAATTTTGTCCAATCTGCTCTCAAATGCAATTAAGTATTCTCCCCGTGGTGGCCCGGTGAAATTTGAGCTAACTGTGGACTCCAATCAGGTAATTTTTCGGATTCAGGATTCCGGAATCGGGATTCCTCCATCCGAGCGCGATCGCTTATTCACCTCGTTTTATCGCGCCAGCAATACCCAGGGAATCTCCGGAACCGGCCTGGGTTTATCCATTGTCAAAAAGGCGGTAGATTTGCAAGGGGGGACGATTCACGTTACCAGTGATGTAGCAATGGGGTCTACATTTACGGTGACCTTACCCTTAAGGGTTAGCCCCGTTTTAATGGACCCCTCGAACTGTTCAAACCCTGTTTAA
- a CDS encoding DUF1257 domain-containing protein has product MSHFTSIQTEIRQIEYLTKALADMGFESVELHEFPVPLYGFEGDIRPESAEVIVRRKFISSRSNDLGFKRQFDGTFMAVISDYDSRQFSRDWIQKLTQRYAYHALIGTAPQQGFTVEEEEVLEDGTIRVIIGQWV; this is encoded by the coding sequence ATGTCCCATTTCACAAGTATTCAGACGGAAATTCGTCAGATAGAGTATTTGACAAAAGCATTAGCGGATATGGGGTTTGAGTCGGTGGAATTGCATGAATTTCCGGTGCCACTGTATGGATTTGAGGGAGATATCCGCCCGGAGTCGGCTGAGGTGATTGTGCGGCGGAAGTTTATCAGTTCTCGGAGTAATGACCTGGGATTTAAACGACAATTTGATGGAACATTTATGGCAGTGATTTCGGATTATGATTCTCGTCAATTTTCTCGGGACTGGATTCAAAAGTTAACTCAGCGGTATGCCTATCATGCGCTGATAGGAACTGCGCCTCAACAAGGGTTTACAGTTGAGGAGGAAGAGGTTTTAGAAGATGGGACAATTCGGGTGATTATTGGGCAGTGGGTATAG
- a CDS encoding M48 family metalloprotease has product MPEEGDLVHTADRVAIATFIAKLGGIKSNSYNGLNFMLNNQVKTAALLGLLSGVLVLGSYALMGNEQGLIFGLILAAVSSLSSWYFSDRAALMAYRARPMERQEDPELYDMVARLCDRAEIPMPKLFTVPTQTPNAFATGRDPNNAAVAVTEGLKKLLTPEELEGVLAHELTHVKNRDTLTQAVAGTIGGAITFVGRILTFGALYGPVTRDNRQGVNPLGLLFLVVLAPLSAGLIQMAISRTREFAADIGSAEITQNPLALASALEKLEAMGRQIPMNGNPAFSPLLIVNPLNAKGLQALFRTHPPTEQRIARLQEMAQQKQRTPVLA; this is encoded by the coding sequence ATGCCAGAGGAGGGAGATCTAGTTCATACAGCAGATAGAGTTGCGATCGCCACCTTTATTGCCAAACTAGGAGGAATAAAAAGCAACAGCTATAATGGCCTCAACTTTATGTTAAACAATCAAGTTAAAACAGCAGCATTACTGGGACTATTAAGCGGTGTTCTAGTATTGGGAAGCTATGCATTAATGGGCAACGAGCAGGGGTTAATTTTCGGATTAATTCTGGCCGCTGTGAGTAGTTTGAGTTCCTGGTACTTTTCCGATCGCGCCGCATTAATGGCCTATCGTGCTCGACCAATGGAACGGCAGGAAGACCCGGAATTGTACGATATGGTCGCACGATTGTGCGATCGGGCCGAAATCCCCATGCCGAAACTATTTACGGTCCCCACCCAGACCCCGAACGCCTTTGCCACAGGTCGCGATCCGAACAATGCGGCAGTTGCCGTCACCGAAGGACTGAAAAAACTCCTCACCCCAGAAGAACTAGAAGGAGTTTTAGCCCACGAACTCACCCACGTCAAAAACCGCGACACCCTCACCCAAGCCGTTGCCGGAACCATTGGCGGTGCGATTACCTTTGTAGGACGGATTCTCACCTTTGGCGCGCTATACGGTCCCGTCACCCGAGACAATCGCCAAGGCGTCAACCCCCTGGGATTATTGTTCCTGGTGGTTTTAGCACCTCTGTCTGCTGGATTAATTCAGATGGCAATTTCCCGAACCCGAGAATTTGCAGCAGATATCGGTTCAGCAGAAATCACCCAAAATCCCTTAGCATTAGCCAGTGCCTTAGAGAAATTGGAAGCAATGGGACGACAAATTCCCATGAATGGCAATCCGGCATTTTCTCCCTTGCTGATTGTCAATCCGCTGAATGCTAAAGGATTACAAGCCTTATTCCGCACTCACCCCCCCACGGAACAACGGATTGCTCGTTTGCAAGAAATGGCACAACAAAAGCAACGGACTCCAGTTTTGGCGTAA
- a CDS encoding DUF1257 domain-containing protein, protein MSHFTTIQVQIKNGQTLYRCLRELGYHVEENTTVRGYKNQTTQADYVVRQKNGYDLGFRRTGETYELVADFWGARINPEQFVEKVTQKYAYKTLMVSVEKQGFQVEKEEQLEDGTLRVVVGKWM, encoded by the coding sequence ATGTCTCATTTTACCACAATTCAAGTCCAAATTAAAAACGGCCAAACCCTCTATCGTTGCTTGCGAGAGTTGGGGTATCACGTTGAGGAAAATACCACAGTCCGAGGGTATAAAAATCAAACTACTCAGGCGGATTATGTGGTTCGACAAAAAAATGGATATGATTTAGGATTTCGTCGGACTGGAGAGACTTATGAGTTAGTGGCAGATTTTTGGGGGGCGCGAATTAATCCGGAGCAATTTGTTGAGAAAGTGACTCAAAAATATGCTTATAAAACCTTGATGGTATCTGTAGAAAAACAGGGATTTCAGGTAGAAAAAGAGGAACAATTAGAGGATGGCACCTTGCGGGTTGTGGTGGGTAAATGGATGTAG
- a CDS encoding OmpA family protein has product MVNFNQIPLNVEEEETDNSSFYLAIGDLMSGVLMVFALLFITTLLQLQEAKEQLSQQRRIFVGELVGHLKGNEIDVKVNEETGEVSVREAILFDEGSAQLKREGKAELSKFIPLYSQMIFSNPDFEREISRVIIEGHTSSKGSYEANMELSLMRALAVTRYIFSEELQFASKAELTPKIMAAGRGEIEAEPEYDHPNDRKVVFRFQFRGEEIGTLD; this is encoded by the coding sequence ATGGTGAATTTTAATCAAATCCCTTTGAATGTCGAAGAAGAAGAGACGGATAACTCTAGCTTTTATTTGGCAATTGGAGATTTAATGTCAGGAGTCTTGATGGTATTTGCCTTGCTGTTTATCACGACGCTGCTGCAACTCCAGGAAGCGAAAGAGCAATTATCCCAACAGCGGCGGATTTTTGTGGGAGAACTGGTGGGACATTTGAAGGGGAATGAAATTGATGTAAAGGTGAATGAAGAAACGGGGGAAGTGAGTGTGCGAGAGGCGATTTTGTTTGATGAAGGGAGCGCTCAACTGAAGCGGGAGGGTAAGGCGGAATTGAGTAAATTTATTCCCTTGTATAGTCAGATGATTTTTTCCAATCCCGATTTTGAGCGAGAAATTTCCCGAGTGATTATTGAAGGCCATACTAGTTCTAAAGGGTCTTATGAAGCGAATATGGAATTAAGTCTGATGCGAGCATTAGCGGTGACGCGGTATATTTTTTCTGAGGAACTCCAGTTTGCAAGTAAAGCAGAATTAACCCCAAAAATTATGGCGGCTGGACGGGGAGAAATTGAGGCAGAACCGGAGTATGATCATCCCAACGATCGCAAGGTGGTGTTTCGATTCCAGTTCCGAGGGGAGGAAATTGGCACCCTGGATTAA